Proteins co-encoded in one Nicotiana sylvestris chromosome 7, ASM39365v2, whole genome shotgun sequence genomic window:
- the LOC138873887 gene encoding uncharacterized protein, with protein sequence MICEVKEFDPVLKAIIAIADIEKKPKTYAKQENVDKKSKKTPQNTEKAVETKTEATPTSIPWKSKSGKDMVTAMPSRQDQVSSHGTRMLRAEIEDSEWVKTRLEQLTLINEKRMVAVCHEQLYQKRMARAYNKKVRPRNFEVGQLVLRRILPHHQEAKGKFAPNWKGPYIIRKVLPRGALYLGDIEGKDPDTAVNADAVKRYYV encoded by the exons atgatctgcgaagttaaagagtttgatcctgtattgaaagccatcattgcaatcgCCGACATTGAGAAAAAGCCCAAGACCTATGCAAAGCAAGAAAATGTGGACAAGAAGAGTAAAAAAAcccctcaaaacacagaaaaagcagtggaaaccaaaactgag GCAACGCCtacatcgatcccttggaaatccaaatcagggaaagacatggTTACTGCAATGCcatcgaggcaggatcaagtatccagccatggtaccaggatgttaagag ctgaaattgaagacagtgagtgggtcaaaacccgtttggaacagttaacgcTGATCAATGAAAAGCGAATGGTTGCGGTCTGTCACGAGCAGTTGTACCAAAaaagaatggctcgtgcttataacaagaaagtgcgacccaggaattttgaagtaggtcaactggtgttaaggcgcattcttccacatcaccaggaagcgaaaggaaaatttgctcctaattggaaaggtccatacattatcAGGAAAGTATTGCCCAGGGGAGCATTatatctaggtgatattgaaggaaaagatcCCGACACAGccgtgaatgcggatgcagtaaaaagatactatgtctga